Sequence from the Clostridium saccharobutylicum DSM 13864 genome:
CAATAATCAAATTTATAATTTTAAAGTTATTTTAATTAAAGTTTGTTTATTATTTAACATTCTTTTAAAACTATTATAGCAAAAACTGTCGTATTTAACCAATAGAAATTCAACTCACAATATATAGATACAATCTATATATACCAGCTTAATCCAATTATTTTATTAATTATTTAATTTTCGACATCATTTGCAAATAGTAATACATATCATTACATCAACATAAAATAAGGGAAGCCCATACCAAATTTTCTATACTTTGATACGGACTTCCTTATAAAATACAAATTTAGATATATAAATTATAATTAATAAAATTCATAAATAATAAACATTACTATGTACTTCTGTGATAAAACTTAAAATTTATGAATAAAATCTTTTACAACTTATATATTCTAAACCTGAAATGCTCTTCAATTCCTTAACATGTGACCTGATTACTAGTACTTTATTATTTTTACAAGTAAACTACCATCATCAAATCATAGCTTTGAACTTTCACTTGTCTGCTCATCGGTAAATTGACCTAATAGAGCCTCTATGAGGGCAATTCACCTCCTTGACTGATGAAAAAATATATACAGCAAATTAGGCTTGTTATTTATTTTAATTTATCTTAAATTGTATTCTTTTCTAATGAAATATTAACTTCTATAGTTGCTTCATTTATGTTCATTGGTATGCAAATAACCTTATCTGAGCTAGCATTTGCAGTGAACTTACCATAAATAAGAGTTGGCGTAGATATATTCACTGATACATTTTGCTGTGAAAAATTAGTTGCAACATTTGCCGTTAGCATATTTATAAGTTCTGAAATAGCACTTTGAGCTAATTCATCAAACTCTTCTACAGGCATTCCCATCATCATAACTGATGCAATTTTCTTTGCATCTATTTCATTGATTCCATAAATAATATTTCCTTTAATATCTCCCATAAGACCAATAATTATCACAACTCCCGGACTATTTATTAGCCTTTCTTTTAATTTAACATCATTTTCTTTTATATCATTTAAACCTAGTTGTGGCATGACATTTTTAAAAGAATCTATAATTGGATTTATATAATTGACAACCACTCACCTTCACCTCTTTTAAATCCTATATTTATTGACAGATCTCCAAATTTAGTTCTTACATTTGCAGAATAATTGTTATCTAGCTCTGCTTTTGATATACTTATTGATTCTCCGTGAAGTGTAGTTGGAGGAGCAACTCTTAATCCAAATATTTTGTTCTTTTTATTTATCATAGAACATGCATTTCCTGCAAACATATTTGCTATTTCAGATATAACATTAAGTAACTCTTCATTATTTTTAGGCTCTCTTCTTAATAATACTGTTGAAAGTTTATTTGCCGCTTCAAATGACATATCAAAAATTAATCTGCCACTATATTTACCTGTAATGCCCATAATTATAGATATTCCTTCACTCTCCATATCCATATCAACATTAGTTTCATCTGTTATTTCTGGAATTGTCTTAGTAAGTTTATTGAAAAGATCTAATATAGCCTCTCTAAATACTTTAGAATATAATCCCTCTAATTCTAAAAATAATTCCTCATCTGCCATAACTCTGTTTATTAATAAACTTAATTCTTCTGAATCAACTGGTTTTTGAATATAACCAGACACATTAGTTTTTTTAGCTTTTCTTATTAGTTCATCATCCATCATCGAACTAACAATGATCACTTTAATATTACTATCAATTTTATGTATCTCTCGTGTGCATTCAAACCCATCTGTTCCAGGAATAGTCATATCCATAGTTACTAAATCAGGTTTTGTTCTCTTAACTTCCTCAATAACTTCTTCTAAAGATTGTGCTTGCCCAACTACATTAAACCCATTTTCAGTAAGCACATCTCTTAATAACGCTATTTGAAATGGCGAATCATCAACTATTAAAATTTTCACGTCTTTCATCTAATATCTACCCCTCTTATATATTTTAGGATAACTTAAATTTGCATAATCATGTATAAATTAATGTATACTTTTTCATTCGCATGAACTTTTATGAAGTTAGTCCTTATAAACATTATATTTAATAATTCAAACTTATTCAAGATATATTGCTTATATCTGATTAATAATGACAAAAATTTATATTGCAAAAAATTACATATCTTGATTTTGCTCCACTATATATATTTGATGATCCACTAAAGCTTACTCAAAACACAAATCACATAAAAATCCTATTTTAATCTATTATCTTTAGTAAAAAATGTTCTATAGCCAAATGTCACAAAAAAAACAGTTGCAAGTGCAGTACTCCCTAAAATAGCAAGCATTATTCCAATCTGATATTTGATCGCAGTAATAGGAAATGTTCCTGAAAGTATTTGTCCGGTCATCATACCCGGTAACGATACAATCCCCATAGTTAACATATTATTCATTGTAGGCAAAATTGCACTATCAAACGCACCATTTACGATTTCTCGAGTTGCATGAGCTGGGCTTGCTCCTAACATTAATGAATTTTCAATTTCAACTCTTTTATCTTCCATATCACTACATAACTTATTCGCTCCTAATGCAATTCCAGTCATACTATTTCCTACAATCATCCCTGAAATCGGAATAAAATATTGAGGATTAAACCATGGACGCACTTTAAGTACAACAATAATAAAAAACGTAGCAGTAGCAAGAGCCCCAAACATCATAGAATAAGCAATTATTCTCTTAAGTTCCTTTGACATTTCCTCCCTTACTCTTTTAATTGAATTATATATTGCAAAAGCAATCATAATCCCTATCATGATTAAAGTAAGATACCAGCTTGGATTATTGAAAACAAACATAAGTACATACCCCATTAAAGTAAGTTGCAATGTCATTCTTACTGTAGCTATTAAAATTTGCTTTTCTCGCCTAATTCCTCTAGACTTAAAAATAATAAGGAGTATCAAAACAAAAATATACGCGATTGAAAGCTGGAATATTGAGAGATTCATTACAGTATTATTCATGATATGCCTCCGTAACTCTTCCATTTTCAATTCTTATAAGGGAATCCGAAAATTTATTTGCAATTTGTTCTGAATGAGTAACCATTATCAATTGCTTATTATTTTCTAATACAAACTTTGCTAAATTATCTATTATAAATTCTTCTGTTTTTTTATCCAATGCAGCCGATGGTTCATCCAATAAATATGTATCTGCATCCATTAACATCACTCTTGCAAGGCATAAACGTTGCTTTTCACCACCTGAAAAACTTCCGCAATTATCAGTTAACTTCTTTGAAAGTTCAACCCTTGCAAGACTTTCTTCCATTGCAACTTTAGACGCAGGTAATTTTCTAGAAAACTCTAATCCTATTTGTAAATTATCTTCAACTGATCCACTATATATTACAGGAGTTTGCCCTAACATAACTACTTTACGACGTAACTTCAGCGTATCAATCTTAGAAATGTCTTCTCCATTATAAATAATTGTACCTTCATCTGGTAAATTTAATACATTCAACATTTTAAGTAATGTTGTTTTACCACTCCCAGAAGATCCTACAATACATGTAATTGGATTATTAATACACAAGAACTTAATATCTAAAATCTTCTTAAATTTGATATCTTTAATTTCAAACATTAACTCACTCACTTTCTTTAATTTTTATAATAATTATGATGTAATAAATTTAGTTTCGACATTTTTACCTTTAGCCAAATGAAAGAAAATAACAAGTCCAACCTGACTTAAAATTCTAAGATAATTCCATCATTATCAATTTCTACTGTAAAATTATCATATTTATAAATTAAAAGAAGAATTAGTCAAAATCAAATTCATTCATTTTGACCAATTCTTTCTTTAAATTAAGTTTAAAACTAATTTTAATACTAACATATATTATACATTAATATTTATTTCTTTTTAGGTTCCTTATAATCAACGCCTTTGGTATCAACGGTAATTGATTTTATAACTACTTTATCAATAGGTGCATCATTAGACTTTGTCTTTACACTTTGAATTTTCTCTAGCACATCTAAACCTGATGTTACCTTACCAAATGCAGCATATTGTCCATCAAGATTTGGTGCATCTCCTGTCATTATAAAAAATTGACTTCCTGCACTATTAGGATCTTGTGTCCTTGCCATAGAAAGTACTCCTTTTGTATGCTTTAAGCTATTTGCAAATCCATTTGATGTAAATTCGCCTTCTATTGAATATCCTGGTCCACCAGTTCCATCACCTTTAGGATCTCCACCTTGAATCATAAAACCTTTAATTATCCTATGAAACGTTAAATTATCATAAAATCCTTTCTTTACTAAATTTATAAAATTATTAACTGTATTTGGAGCAATTTCTGGATATAATTCAGCTTGAATAACTCCATAATTTTCAACTGTTATAGTTACTACTGGTAAATTTTCATTACCAGTTTTAGAATCACTACTCTCATCAGTTACAGAAGTTGAATCTCCTTGACTTTGAGTATTTTTATTTCCGCAACCAACTAATACAAGAGAACTCATGATTACAACTACTGTAACTAAATTTAAATATTTTTTTATGTTTTTCATTCTCATGCTTTTTCCACCTCATACGAATATTTTAACCACATTCAAAAAATAACAAATTCATCTACCAAGCCTATACCTCGACTCGCATACGTTCACTGAGTGCTCTCTGAGTAAGCGACCATCATCAAATCATAGATTTGCACTTTCACTTATCTACTCATTATCAGATTACACTAATATGCCCGCTATGAACTCAGTCCCTTTCATTGCGTAAAGAAATAATAATGGCATTTTAGACTAGTTATTTTATTTCATATGCCTTAATAGTGTCAGTATAACATATTTTTCTATACTGTTAATATTATTTAATAAAGCACAATTTAAAAAATAACAATTCCATTTGCCATCCATGCTACGTCAGCAAATTAACATAATAGCCTGCTATTATGGCAATCCACCACCTTGCCTGAGGAAAAATATTCTGGGGTAAATTGCACTTGTTATTTATTTTCACACACCTAATTTTTACAAAAATAAAATTTAATATGCAGAAAAACCTCGAAACTATATTTAGCTCGAGGTTTTTTTATTGACTTGAAAACTTCTATCTTTAAGTGAATTGTTTTATTTATTAAGCTTTAATTCAATTACTTTGATTGTAAATATTCATCAATA
This genomic interval carries:
- a CDS encoding chemotaxis protein CheX; its protein translation is MVVNYINPIIDSFKNVMPQLGLNDIKENDVKLKERLINSPGVVIIIGLMGDIKGNIIYGINEIDAKKIASVMMMGMPVEEFDELAQSAISELINMLTANVATNFSQQNVSVNISTPTLIYGKFTANASSDKVICIPMNINEATIEVNISLEKNTI
- a CDS encoding response regulator encodes the protein MKDVKILIVDDSPFQIALLRDVLTENGFNVVGQAQSLEEVIEEVKRTKPDLVTMDMTIPGTDGFECTREIHKIDSNIKVIIVSSMMDDELIRKAKKTNVSGYIQKPVDSEELSLLINRVMADEELFLELEGLYSKVFREAILDLFNKLTKTIPEITDETNVDMDMESEGISIIMGITGKYSGRLIFDMSFEAANKLSTVLLRREPKNNEELLNVISEIANMFAGNACSMINKKNKIFGLRVAPPTTLHGESISISKAELDNNYSANVRTKFGDLSINIGFKRGEGEWLSII
- a CDS encoding ABC transporter permease — encoded protein: MNNTVMNLSIFQLSIAYIFVLILLIIFKSRGIRREKQILIATVRMTLQLTLMGYVLMFVFNNPSWYLTLIMIGIMIAFAIYNSIKRVREEMSKELKRIIAYSMMFGALATATFFIIVVLKVRPWFNPQYFIPISGMIVGNSMTGIALGANKLCSDMEDKRVEIENSLMLGASPAHATREIVNGAFDSAILPTMNNMLTMGIVSLPGMMTGQILSGTFPITAIKYQIGIMLAILGSTALATVFFVTFGYRTFFTKDNRLK
- a CDS encoding ABC transporter ATP-binding protein, coding for MFEIKDIKFKKILDIKFLCINNPITCIVGSSGSGKTTLLKMLNVLNLPDEGTIIYNGEDISKIDTLKLRRKVVMLGQTPVIYSGSVEDNLQIGLEFSRKLPASKVAMEESLARVELSKKLTDNCGSFSGGEKQRLCLARVMLMDADTYLLDEPSAALDKKTEEFIIDNLAKFVLENNKQLIMVTHSEQIANKFSDSLIRIENGRVTEAYHE
- a CDS encoding peptidylprolyl isomerase — protein: MRMKNIKKYLNLVTVVVIMSSLVLVGCGNKNTQSQGDSTSVTDESSDSKTGNENLPVVTITVENYGVIQAELYPEIAPNTVNNFINLVKKGFYDNLTFHRIIKGFMIQGGDPKGDGTGGPGYSIEGEFTSNGFANSLKHTKGVLSMARTQDPNSAGSQFFIMTGDAPNLDGQYAAFGKVTSGLDVLEKIQSVKTKSNDAPIDKVVIKSITVDTKGVDYKEPKKK